A region of Micropterus dolomieu isolate WLL.071019.BEF.003 ecotype Adirondacks linkage group LG01, ASM2129224v1, whole genome shotgun sequence DNA encodes the following proteins:
- the bhlhe22 gene encoding class E basic helix-loop-helix protein 22: MDRRMNLNGSAGDIFHKTLSAVSTKKMDPFRSSAGIELPARDRQSPISCFDQTDPDPIQPGGLAGGRGGPLGLPTGSLCVNYGESANRTSVAESSGGEQSPDDDSDGRCDMVLLADGRTVPAGKGEGGKKTKEQKTLRLNINARERRRMHDLNDALDELRAVIPYAHSPSVRKLSKIATLLLAKNYILMQAQALEEMRRLVAYLNQGQAISAASIPATTALAAPGLGAYDQPPGYPFPTGVAASSCPDKCALFNNATSSLCKQCTDKP; the protein is encoded by the coding sequence ATGGACAGAAGGATGAACTTGAACGGCAGCGcaggggacatttttcacaaaactCTCAGCGCCGTGTCCACTAAAAAAATGGACCCTTTCAGGTCGTCAGCCGGCATTGAACTACCAGCCAGAGACCGCCAGTCGCCAATCAGCTGCTTTGACCAGACCGATCCAGACCCGATTCAGCCGGGAGGACTGGCAGGAGGTAGAGGGGGACCGCTGGGTCTGCCGACCGGATCTTTGTGCGTCAATTACGGTGAGAGCGCCAACAGGACCTCGGTGGCAGAGAGCAGCGGCGGAGAGCAGAGCCCCGACGATGACAGTGACGGCAGGTGTGACATGGTCCTTCTGGCCGACGGGCGGACGGTGCCAGCGGGGAAAGGAGAAGGAGGTAAGAAAACCAAAGAGCAGAAAACACTGAGGTTAAACATCAATGCCAGAGAAAGACGACGGATGCACGATCTGAACGACGCGCTGGATGAGCTCAGAGCGGTCATTCCTTACGCGCACAGCCCGTCAGTGCGGAAACTCTCCAAAATTGCCACTTTGCTGCTCGCAAAAAACTACATCCTCATGCAGGCGCAGGCACTGGAGGAGATGAGGCGGCTAGTGGCGTATCTCAACCAGGGCCAAGCCATCTCTGCCGCCTCGATACCGGCCACCACCGCTCTCGCAGCACCCGGCTTGGGCGCGTACGACCAGCCGCCTGGATATCCCTTCCCCACCGGAGTGGCTGCGTCCTCCTGTCCCGATAAATGTGCTCTATTCAACAACGCCACCTCCAGCCTCTGCAAACAGTGCACTGACAAGCCTTAA